In one Neobacillus sp. CF12 genomic region, the following are encoded:
- a CDS encoding LysR family transcriptional regulator, with product MDIRHLTYFIEVAKYKSFTEASKSLHLSQSTLSKVVKSLEEELNVELIDRSAKKIELTDAGEIVLAEGEIIMESINDLSIHLYDLMNLKKGKIKIGIPPIIGFLFFPKIIKGFNNLYPDIKINIFEDDSNKVKQDVRDGILDFGVVMLPVDEKEFDVTPFVYEELSLFVHTTHPFAQREKVELNELKNENFILFNQELIYNLIVQECLGAGFRPKIAYEISEWGFISEMIGENIGISICPKPIAKKMNQDLIKVISIENPTIPWHLGFISKKRKQASPAVREFIQYISAQLPIKL from the coding sequence ATGGACATACGTCACCTTACTTACTTTATTGAAGTAGCCAAATACAAAAGTTTTACCGAGGCCTCTAAATCCCTCCACTTGTCACAGTCAACCTTAAGCAAAGTAGTGAAAAGTTTGGAAGAAGAATTAAATGTAGAACTGATTGACCGTTCTGCAAAGAAAATTGAATTAACGGACGCAGGTGAAATCGTTTTGGCGGAAGGGGAGATTATTATGGAATCGATCAATGATTTATCCATCCACCTCTATGATTTAATGAACTTAAAAAAAGGAAAAATAAAAATCGGCATTCCGCCAATTATTGGTTTTTTATTTTTTCCAAAAATCATTAAAGGGTTTAATAATCTATATCCCGATATAAAAATAAACATCTTTGAAGATGATTCAAATAAGGTTAAACAGGATGTCAGAGACGGAATTTTGGATTTTGGAGTGGTCATGCTGCCGGTGGATGAAAAGGAGTTTGATGTAACTCCCTTTGTTTATGAAGAACTGTCGCTTTTCGTCCATACTACCCATCCATTTGCACAAAGGGAAAAAGTTGAATTGAATGAGTTGAAAAATGAAAACTTTATTTTATTTAACCAAGAGCTTATTTATAACCTCATTGTTCAAGAATGCCTTGGAGCTGGTTTTCGTCCGAAAATTGCCTATGAAATTTCTGAGTGGGGTTTCATTAGTGAAATGATTGGCGAAAACATAGGGATTTCGATTTGCCCCAAACCCATTGCAAAAAAAATGAATCAAGATTTAATCAAGGTGATTTCCATCGAAAATCCTACCATTCCTTGGCATTTAGGATTTATCTCAAAAAAAAGGAAACAGGCGTCGCCTGCAGTTCGTGAATTTATCCAGTATATTTCAGCGCAATTACCTATTAAATTATAG
- a CDS encoding twin-arginine translocase TatA/TatE family subunit, whose amino-acid sequence MLQNIGIPGLILIVTLALIIFGPSKLPEIGRAFGSTLREFKQSTKGILDESHNREKEK is encoded by the coding sequence ATGCTTCAAAATATTGGAATACCAGGTTTAATACTAATTGTAACGCTCGCCCTTATTATTTTTGGTCCTTCCAAGTTACCAGAAATCGGAAGAGCATTCGGCTCAACACTAAGAGAATTTAAACAATCAACAAAAGGGATACTGGATGAAAGTCACAATCGTGAAAAAGAAAAATAA
- a CDS encoding Lrp/AsnC family transcriptional regulator, whose amino-acid sequence MLDHTDMRILEELSKNSRITKKELGEKVHLTGQATSARVAKLEDSGIIEGYTININQNKLGYVVHAMINIYTKSTHHDPYLSFIKTQEPYVINNYKIGGDSCYLLECKFPSNEVLDEFLIGLNK is encoded by the coding sequence ATGTTAGATCATACCGATATGCGTATATTGGAGGAACTATCTAAGAATAGTCGTATCACGAAGAAGGAGTTAGGTGAGAAAGTCCATTTGACTGGTCAAGCAACTTCAGCAAGAGTGGCAAAGTTAGAGGATAGCGGAATAATAGAAGGGTATACCATTAATATCAATCAAAATAAATTGGGTTATGTTGTTCACGCTATGATTAACATCTACACCAAAAGCACTCACCATGATCCTTATTTATCTTTCATTAAAACACAAGAACCATACGTAATTAACAACTACAAAATTGGCGGCGATAGCTGTTATCTCTTAGAATGTAAATTTCCATCCAATGAGGTATTAGATGAATTTTTGATAGGCTTAAACAAATAG
- a CDS encoding MTH1187 family thiamine-binding protein, with amino-acid sequence MAIVDITIIPVGTSTPSVSEYVAEIQRVLQQYEGRVKFQLTPMSTLIEGDLKLLLEIVHELHEVPFLKGLQRVCTNVRIDDRRDKENTMERKLQSVQSKL; translated from the coding sequence ATGGCGATTGTGGATATAACAATAATTCCAGTTGGGACAAGCACACCGAGTGTCAGTGAATACGTGGCTGAGATTCAAAGAGTTCTTCAACAGTATGAAGGAAGGGTCAAGTTTCAGTTAACCCCTATGAGTACACTCATTGAAGGTGATTTAAAGCTATTGCTCGAGATCGTTCATGAACTTCATGAGGTTCCGTTTCTGAAAGGTTTGCAGAGAGTTTGTACGAATGTTCGAATTGATGATCGACGCGACAAAGAAAATACGATGGAGCGGAAATTACAGTCGGTGCAGTCAAAATTATAG
- a CDS encoding class I SAM-dependent methyltransferase, with the protein MEFWESSFIEKQTMWGFEPSDSAILTKDFFIERNVKDILIPGIGYGRNAKIFLDNGINVTGIEISKTAIEMARQNGLDIGIFNGSVTDMPFDNKLYDGIFSYALLHLLNKSDREKFIKDCYNQLKPNGYMIFTTVSKKAPMFGKGKQLDKDYFEIMEGVKMFFYDSDSIKQDFERYGLVEFSEIDEPNKNMENKPSINFIMVKCKKEL; encoded by the coding sequence ATGGAATTTTGGGAATCAAGTTTTATAGAAAAACAAACGATGTGGGGATTTGAACCGTCAGACTCCGCAATCTTGACAAAGGACTTTTTCATTGAAAGGAATGTCAAGGACATACTGATACCAGGTATTGGATATGGTAGAAATGCAAAGATATTTTTGGACAATGGAATAAATGTAACAGGCATTGAAATTTCAAAAACAGCGATTGAAATGGCGAGACAAAACGGGCTTGATATTGGTATTTTTAATGGTTCGGTAACAGATATGCCTTTTGACAACAAACTTTATGACGGTATCTTTTCCTATGCACTTCTTCACTTATTGAATAAATCTGACAGAGAGAAGTTCATTAAAGATTGCTATAATCAGTTAAAGCCAAATGGATATATGATTTTTACAACTGTTTCAAAAAAAGCTCCGATGTTTGGAAAAGGCAAACAACTGGACAAAGACTACTTTGAGATTATGGAAGGCGTGAAAATGTTTTTTTATGATTCTGACTCCATAAAACAAGACTTTGAGAGATATGGACTGGTAGAGTTTTCAGAAATTGACGAACCAAATAAGAACATGGAAAATAAACCTTCGATAAATTTTATAATGGTAAAATGTAAAAAGGAACTTTAA
- a CDS encoding heavy metal translocating P-type ATPase, protein MSNTGLEKTNDKTVYRVQGFTUAGCATKFEKNVKHLDGVSDASVNFGAAKLTVYGNTTIEELEKAGAFENIKLVPEKQKIVEKKVPFLQKHSTVIASFVFLLIGWFSGQLNGEESTSSILAYGASMVVGGYRLFSTGLKNLFRLDFDMKTLMTIAVIGAAFIGEWGEGSTVVILFAISEALESYSMDKARQSIRSLMDIAPKEALIRRGNKELTVEVDDIQIGDIMIIKPSQKIAMDGIVIKGLSSVNQATITGESVPMAKNVDDEVFAGTLNEEGLLEVKVTKHVDDTTIAKIIHLVEEAQAEKAPSQAFVDRFAKYYTPIIMLIALGVAVVPPLLFGGDWDKWIYQGLAALVVGCPCALVISTPVAIVTAIGNAARNGVLIKGGIHLEEMGAIKAIAFDKTGTLTYGVPVVTDYIPQPGTDSDELLTIIAALENGSQHPLASAIMKKAEQDHLPYKDLTIEEFSSITGKGIKGKVNEKMYYIGSPNLFDEILIDGVPLDLKGDISELQNQGKTVMVAGTETEILGLLAVADEVRGNSKSVIQKLHSIGIKETIMLTGDNSGTANAIGNQVGVSNIKAELLPQDKLAFIKELRNKYDRVAMVGDGVNDAPALAASTVGIAMGGAGTDTALETADIALMADDLGKLPFTVKLSRKALAIIKQNITFSLGIKLVALLLVIPGWLTLWIAIFADMGATLIVTLNGLRLLRVKDK, encoded by the coding sequence ATGAGTAATACTGGATTGGAAAAAACAAATGACAAAACCGTATACCGAGTGCAAGGATTCACCTGAGCGGGGTGTGCGACAAAGTTCGAAAAGAACGTAAAACACCTGGATGGTGTTTCTGATGCAAGTGTAAACTTTGGTGCTGCAAAACTTACGGTATATGGTAATACAACAATTGAAGAACTTGAAAAAGCTGGTGCGTTTGAAAACATAAAACTTGTTCCTGAAAAACAAAAAATAGTAGAGAAAAAGGTGCCGTTCCTACAAAAACACTCAACTGTTATTGCTTCATTTGTTTTCTTACTTATTGGATGGTTTTCGGGGCAATTAAATGGGGAAGAGAGTACCTCATCGATTTTAGCTTATGGGGCTTCTATGGTAGTCGGTGGTTACCGACTTTTTAGTACAGGATTAAAAAATTTATTCCGTTTAGACTTTGATATGAAAACTTTAATGACTATTGCTGTCATTGGTGCTGCATTTATCGGTGAATGGGGTGAAGGATCAACCGTTGTTATCCTGTTTGCGATAAGCGAAGCACTTGAATCCTATTCAATGGATAAGGCACGTCAATCCATACGTTCTTTGATGGATATTGCACCAAAGGAAGCACTAATTCGAAGAGGAAATAAAGAGTTAACGGTAGAAGTTGACGATATTCAAATCGGCGACATTATGATTATAAAACCAAGCCAAAAAATTGCAATGGACGGGATTGTCATCAAAGGATTATCATCCGTTAATCAGGCTACCATTACGGGTGAATCCGTTCCTATGGCAAAAAACGTTGATGACGAAGTATTTGCTGGAACATTAAATGAAGAAGGTTTACTTGAAGTTAAAGTAACCAAACATGTTGACGACACAACGATTGCAAAGATTATTCATTTGGTCGAGGAAGCCCAAGCAGAAAAAGCACCTTCTCAGGCATTTGTGGATCGATTTGCAAAGTATTACACACCGATCATTATGCTTATCGCATTAGGTGTCGCTGTTGTACCACCGTTATTATTTGGTGGCGATTGGGACAAATGGATTTATCAAGGTTTGGCCGCTCTTGTGGTTGGATGTCCATGTGCGTTAGTTATTTCAACACCAGTTGCAATTGTAACAGCAATAGGTAATGCTGCTCGAAATGGTGTTCTAATAAAAGGTGGAATTCACTTAGAAGAAATGGGAGCAATTAAGGCTATTGCCTTCGATAAAACAGGTACCTTAACGTACGGTGTTCCCGTTGTAACGGACTACATTCCACAACCAGGTACAGATTCTGATGAACTTCTTACGATTATTGCTGCATTAGAAAATGGTTCCCAGCATCCATTAGCTTCAGCGATCATGAAGAAAGCGGAACAGGATCATTTACCTTACAAGGATCTTACCATCGAGGAGTTTTCTTCGATTACAGGTAAAGGCATAAAAGGCAAAGTCAACGAAAAAATGTATTATATAGGCAGTCCTAATTTATTTGATGAAATCTTAATAGATGGAGTTCCATTAGACCTTAAAGGCGACATTTCCGAATTACAAAATCAAGGAAAAACTGTTATGGTTGCGGGGACAGAAACAGAGATATTGGGACTACTTGCTGTTGCTGATGAAGTAAGAGGAAATAGTAAATCAGTCATTCAAAAACTCCACTCGATTGGCATTAAAGAAACCATTATGTTAACGGGGGATAATTCAGGAACTGCCAATGCAATTGGAAATCAAGTAGGGGTATCTAACATAAAGGCAGAACTATTGCCTCAAGACAAATTAGCCTTCATTAAAGAACTAAGAAATAAATATGACCGTGTTGCAATGGTCGGAGATGGTGTGAATGATGCGCCAGCATTGGCTGCTTCTACAGTTGGGATAGCCATGGGCGGTGCTGGAACAGATACTGCACTTGAGACGGCGGATATTGCTTTAATGGCCGATGATTTAGGAAAACTTCCTTTCACCGTAAAGCTAAGTAGAAAAGCCTTAGCTATCATTAAACAGAACATCACGTTTTCATTAGGTATCAAACTTGTTGCATTACTATTAGTAATACCGGGTTGGTTAACTCTTTGGATTGCAATATTTGCCGATATGGGTGCAACGCTTATTGTCACTTTAAATGGTTTAAGGCTTCTCAGGGTAAAAGACAAATAA
- a CDS encoding metalloregulator ArsR/SmtB family transcription factor, producing the protein MKHEDVCEVTCVDEDKVNRVKEVISQRDTMSVAQIFKALSDDTRIKIAYALSEEDELCVCDVANIVGSTTATASHHLRLLRNLGLAKYRKEGKLVFYSLDDDHVRQLIQIAFTHQLEGKTHE; encoded by the coding sequence TTGAAACATGAAGATGTTTGTGAAGTAACCTGCGTGGATGAAGATAAAGTAAATCGTGTAAAAGAGGTTATTTCTCAGAGAGATACCATGTCTGTTGCCCAAATATTTAAAGCGTTGTCTGACGACACTAGAATTAAGATCGCTTACGCTTTAAGTGAGGAAGATGAATTGTGCGTATGTGACGTAGCGAATATTGTAGGAAGTACAACAGCTACTGCATCCCATCATTTACGACTTCTTCGGAATTTGGGATTAGCAAAATATCGTAAGGAAGGCAAATTAGTGTTTTATTCTTTAGATGATGATCACGTAAGACAACTAATTCAAATAGCCTTTACGCATCAATTGGAGGGGAAAACACATGAGTAA
- a CDS encoding RNA polymerase sigma factor, translated as MFDLENLEERISEIYHRHYLDVYRFLICFSGNQDEAEDMTQEVFIRVLKNISTFNGTSNLKTWIFSIAKHVAIDHYRKKRFSSIFKEGFFKHIVSKEKGPTELVELSEMQQLVQEAISKLKPTYRTVVLLRGINGFSIKETAEILNCSDSKVKVDYHRALKDLKKKLNIDVEEVIGNAN; from the coding sequence TTGTTTGATTTAGAGAATTTGGAAGAAAGAATCAGCGAAATTTATCATCGTCATTATTTAGATGTTTATAGATTCCTTATTTGTTTTTCGGGGAATCAAGATGAAGCGGAGGATATGACTCAAGAAGTATTTATTCGTGTACTGAAAAACATATCAACCTTTAATGGTACTAGTAATCTCAAAACTTGGATTTTTTCAATCGCCAAACATGTGGCAATTGACCATTATAGAAAGAAGAGGTTTTCCTCTATTTTTAAAGAGGGATTTTTCAAGCATATCGTTTCAAAGGAAAAAGGACCAACTGAATTAGTTGAACTCAGTGAAATGCAACAGCTCGTGCAAGAAGCAATCTCAAAATTAAAACCCACCTATAGAACAGTCGTTTTGCTTAGAGGAATAAATGGATTTTCAATAAAAGAAACAGCTGAAATCCTCAATTGCAGTGATTCCAAGGTCAAAGTAGATTATCACAGAGCATTAAAAGACCTAAAAAAGAAATTGAATATAGATGTAGAGGAGGTAATTGGAAATGCAAACTGA
- a CDS encoding multicopper oxidase domain-containing protein yields MADKKISRRDILKIGTTGALGIAGSIYLNKVAPFSNVVHADSHTSSHSSHSTNHTTMHDSEKTEGYKMAERLLTEFDYGKVTKLPDGKTLREYEVVAIDKEIEIAKGIKFPGWTYNGTIPGPTFRCTEGDLLRFHFVNQGSHPHSIHFHGIHPPEMDGLEAIAPGQSFTYEFEAKPYGLQIYHCHVLPLARHIHKGLYGNFIIDPKTPREPALEMNMVMNAFDLDLDGANEFYTVNGYAFAFMNHPIKIKKDELVRIYLSNLTEFDLLNSFHLHANYFTYIPTGRNDNPSQFTDTIMQCQGERGILEVRFPYKGRYMFHAHVSEFAELGWMGFFEVE; encoded by the coding sequence ATGGCAGACAAAAAAATTTCTAGGCGAGATATTTTAAAGATTGGAACCACTGGGGCATTGGGGATAGCAGGAAGTATTTATTTAAATAAAGTTGCACCATTCTCTAATGTGGTTCATGCAGACAGTCATACATCGAGTCACAGTAGTCATTCCACAAATCACACTACTATGCATGATTCGGAAAAAACAGAAGGTTATAAAATGGCTGAACGTCTCTTAACCGAATTTGATTATGGAAAAGTGACAAAACTTCCAGATGGTAAGACTTTACGAGAATATGAAGTTGTCGCAATTGATAAGGAAATTGAAATTGCAAAAGGAATTAAGTTTCCAGGATGGACCTACAATGGAACGATTCCAGGACCAACCTTTCGTTGTACCGAAGGGGACCTTTTAAGGTTTCATTTTGTTAATCAGGGCAGCCACCCTCACTCTATTCATTTTCATGGGATTCACCCGCCTGAGATGGATGGGTTAGAAGCTATTGCTCCAGGTCAATCCTTCACCTATGAATTTGAAGCAAAGCCGTATGGTTTACAAATTTATCATTGCCATGTATTACCGTTGGCCCGACATATTCATAAAGGTTTATACGGAAATTTTATAATTGATCCAAAAACACCAAGGGAACCAGCTTTGGAAATGAATATGGTTATGAATGCATTTGATTTGGATTTGGACGGTGCAAATGAATTTTATACGGTAAATGGCTACGCATTTGCGTTTATGAATCATCCCATTAAAATCAAGAAGGATGAGCTTGTCCGTATTTATTTGAGCAATTTAACAGAGTTTGACTTACTAAACTCATTTCATTTACACGCTAACTATTTCACCTATATTCCAACAGGTAGAAATGATAACCCCTCTCAATTTACCGATACTATTATGCAATGCCAAGGAGAACGCGGGATTCTTGAGGTTCGTTTTCCATACAAGGGGAGATATATGTTTCACGCTCATGTAAGTGAATTTGCGGAGCTGGGCTGGATGGGATTTTTTGAAGTTGAATAG
- a CDS encoding DNA alkylation repair protein — MDFETVMQELETLGKERTKKIYISNGAHEPLFGVATGAMKPLAKKIKNNQPLADQLYATGNYDAMYFAGVIADPKIMTEADFEHWMDGAYFYMLSDYVVAVTLAETDIAQEVADKWIASGEELRMSAGWSCYCWLLGNQPDHEFSADKLATMLDQVENTIHQSPERTKSAMNNFMYTVAISYLPLHEKAVETAKAVGPVEMKRGKKKSSILLASENIQKELDRGKLGFKRKYVRC; from the coding sequence ATGGATTTTGAAACGGTCATGCAGGAACTGGAAACGCTTGGCAAAGAGCGAACGAAAAAAATTTACATAAGCAATGGTGCTCATGAGCCACTTTTTGGCGTGGCAACGGGGGCAATGAAACCACTAGCGAAAAAAATCAAAAATAATCAGCCATTGGCTGACCAATTATATGCTACAGGGAACTACGATGCCATGTATTTTGCGGGTGTAATCGCGGATCCAAAGATCATGACAGAGGCAGATTTTGAGCATTGGATGGATGGAGCCTATTTTTATATGCTTTCCGATTATGTGGTTGCTGTCACATTGGCAGAAACCGATATAGCACAAGAAGTTGCTGATAAATGGATTGCAAGCGGTGAAGAACTGAGGATGTCGGCAGGATGGAGCTGTTATTGCTGGCTTTTAGGTAATCAACCGGATCATGAATTTAGCGCTGACAAGCTTGCTACTATGCTTGATCAGGTAGAAAATACCATTCATCAGTCACCTGAAAGAACGAAATCCGCTATGAATAATTTTATGTACACCGTCGCCATTTCCTACTTGCCGCTCCATGAAAAGGCGGTTGAAACCGCTAAGGCAGTTGGTCCAGTCGAAATGAAGCGGGGGAAGAAAAAAAGCAGTATCTTGCTAGCTTCTGAAAATATCCAAAAGGAATTAGATAGAGGGAAGCTTGGTTTTAAACGCAAATATGTAAGGTGTTAG
- a CDS encoding YaiI/YqxD family protein — protein MKIYVDADACPVKDIIISEGTKSTIPVILVTSFSHFSSAEQPPGVETIYVDSGADAADYRIMKLAAKGDIIVTQDYGLASLGLAKGCTVLHHTGYTYTNDNIDQLLQTRYLSAMARKGGKRTKGPKPFTAEDKEKFKELFKSAISR, from the coding sequence ATGAAAATTTATGTTGATGCTGATGCTTGTCCAGTAAAAGATATTATTATCTCTGAAGGTACGAAATCTACTATTCCTGTTATCCTTGTAACCAGCTTTTCTCATTTTTCGAGTGCTGAACAACCACCAGGCGTAGAAACCATTTATGTTGATTCTGGGGCTGATGCTGCGGATTATCGAATTATGAAATTAGCGGCAAAAGGAGATATCATCGTCACGCAAGATTATGGCCTTGCATCGCTAGGTTTAGCAAAAGGATGTACGGTTCTTCACCATACTGGATATACCTATACAAATGATAACATTGACCAGCTATTACAAACACGTTATTTAAGCGCTATGGCGCGAAAAGGCGGAAAGCGTACAAAGGGGCCAAAACCATTTACTGCAGAAGATAAGGAGAAATTTAAGGAACTATTTAAAAGTGCGATTTCACGTTAA
- a CDS encoding DsbA family oxidoreductase: MGKRRLEDAIKQIDHPIEVTYRCYELDPSMGRDIQENIYEGLAKKYGMSIEQAKANTQRVVQMAKEVGLDYHMDTLIQTNTFDAHRLTMYAKSQGLMKEMTERILQAYFTESKHIGDHETLTELAVEVGLKRDDVAKMLASDEMTDVVRADEQTAKQYGVTGVPFFLINKKYALTGAQPAETFVQALRKVIAEDEITVLNSQEALNCDDDGCEIPEK, from the coding sequence ATTGGCAAAAGGCGTCTGGAGGACGCCATTAAACAGATTGACCATCCCATTGAAGTGACATATCGATGCTACGAATTGGATCCATCAATGGGACGTGATATTCAAGAAAACATTTATGAAGGATTAGCCAAGAAATATGGCATGAGTATAGAGCAAGCAAAGGCAAACACACAAAGAGTGGTACAAATGGCAAAGGAAGTTGGATTGGATTATCATATGGATACCCTAATCCAAACGAACACTTTTGATGCTCATCGTCTAACCATGTATGCGAAAAGCCAGGGACTCATGAAAGAGATGACAGAACGAATTTTACAAGCGTATTTTACCGAATCGAAACATATTGGAGACCATGAAACCTTAACGGAGTTGGCGGTTGAAGTAGGGTTGAAACGGGATGATGTGGCTAAAATGCTCGCAAGTGATGAAATGACGGACGTTGTACGTGCAGATGAGCAAACAGCTAAACAATATGGCGTTACTGGTGTCCCATTTTTTCTTATTAATAAAAAATATGCCCTTACAGGTGCTCAGCCAGCCGAGACGTTTGTCCAGGCATTGAGAAAAGTGATTGCAGAGGATGAAATCACCGTTTTAAACAGCCAAGAAGCTCTAAATTGTGATGATGATGGCTGTGAAATACCTGAAAAGTAA
- a CDS encoding ZIP family metal transporter — MKVKWLITFLIPLVLLLLVLGWVFKNGAGVERDPAAPIEVLNVEQIKIVPSGFELNVSNTGPDTLTISQVIVDDSVWTFSMTPDSTLNRFDDAKVTINYPWVEGDPHTILLLSENGIITEATIDVATLTPEFSWENVLNYGFIGFYVGIVPITLGLLWYPFMKRMKKSWINAILALTVGLLLFLFFGTLFDGFEIGAEAPSVFQGNMVVIISTVLSFLLLIGFDQYQQKRQKRNGYSPLGIALLMATGIGLHNFGEGLAIGSSFALGEVALGTFLIIGFTLHNITEGIGIAAPLLTTKPKISQFVLLGTIAGAPAILGTWFGGFIFSPIWGAVFLGIGAGAILQVIFVISKMLIEDHKKNNEPFVSWMNFAGFTLGILIMYFTAFFVKF; from the coding sequence ATGAAAGTAAAATGGCTGATTACCTTTCTAATTCCTCTAGTTCTGTTACTGCTGGTGTTAGGATGGGTATTTAAAAATGGGGCTGGCGTAGAACGGGATCCTGCTGCTCCAATTGAAGTGTTAAACGTTGAACAAATAAAAATTGTTCCATCAGGATTTGAGCTTAATGTAAGTAATACAGGACCAGACACATTGACCATATCTCAAGTGATTGTTGATGATTCTGTATGGACTTTTTCCATGACCCCAGATTCTACTCTTAATCGGTTCGATGATGCTAAGGTAACTATTAATTATCCATGGGTTGAAGGTGACCCCCATACCATTCTATTACTATCTGAAAATGGAATTATAACGGAAGCAACAATTGATGTAGCCACCTTAACTCCTGAATTTTCATGGGAAAATGTATTGAATTACGGATTTATTGGATTTTATGTAGGCATTGTTCCCATTACATTAGGTCTATTATGGTATCCATTTATGAAACGTATGAAGAAAAGTTGGATTAATGCGATCCTTGCACTTACTGTTGGTCTCCTACTATTCTTATTTTTTGGGACGTTATTTGATGGATTTGAAATTGGAGCTGAAGCACCCTCTGTATTTCAAGGAAACATGGTAGTAATTATTAGCACCGTCCTTTCTTTTCTCCTATTGATTGGATTTGACCAGTACCAACAAAAAAGGCAAAAACGCAATGGGTACTCACCACTAGGAATTGCATTATTGATGGCAACAGGGATTGGACTTCATAATTTTGGTGAAGGATTGGCGATTGGTTCTTCTTTTGCACTTGGTGAAGTCGCGTTAGGTACGTTTTTAATCATCGGTTTTACCCTGCATAATATCACGGAGGGGATTGGGATTGCTGCACCATTGTTAACAACTAAGCCAAAGATAAGCCAATTTGTGTTATTAGGAACTATTGCAGGTGCCCCTGCGATTTTGGGAACTTGGTTCGGAGGATTTATCTTCTCACCAATATGGGGTGCAGTATTTTTAGGTATTGGTGCAGGTGCTATATTACAGGTTATCTTCGTTATTTCCAAAATGCTTATAGAAGATCACAAAAAGAATAATGAACCTTTCGTATCGTGGATGAATTTTGCGGGATTTACACTCGGAATATTAATCATGTATTTTACAGCTTTTTTTGTAAAATTTTAG
- a CDS encoding MBL fold metallo-hydrolase, translated as MNIQLIRNATLVVQYAEKKFIIDPFLAEKGTYPPFPNSLRQDQNNPLVSLPSTIDSISKDTDAVIVTHLHLDHWDDAAKDILPKDIKMFVQNDKDANAIRNDGFQNVEVLQEDTLFEDIQLTKTKGEHGKGEMVKFAGDVCGVVLKHPNEKTLYVAGDTVWYDAVQEVIETHKPEIIVVNGGDNQFLQGGSLVMGKEDIYEVYKTAPNAKIISVHMEAVNHWTLSREELRTFSIEKGISSNILVPVDGESYPI; from the coding sequence ATGAATATACAACTAATTCGAAATGCTACACTTGTTGTTCAATATGCAGAGAAAAAGTTCATAATAGATCCATTTTTAGCAGAGAAGGGGACGTATCCACCATTTCCAAATTCATTAAGACAAGATCAGAATAACCCTTTAGTTAGCTTACCATCTACGATTGACAGTATTAGTAAGGATACAGATGCTGTCATTGTCACTCATCTACATTTAGACCACTGGGATGATGCTGCCAAAGATATTTTGCCAAAAGATATAAAAATGTTTGTGCAGAATGATAAGGATGCGAATGCAATTCGAAACGATGGTTTCCAAAATGTAGAGGTTTTACAAGAAGATACATTATTTGAAGATATCCAGTTGACGAAAACAAAAGGCGAGCATGGAAAAGGCGAAATGGTAAAATTTGCTGGTGATGTGTGTGGCGTTGTCCTCAAACATCCCAATGAAAAAACATTATATGTTGCTGGAGATACAGTTTGGTATGATGCGGTTCAAGAGGTGATTGAAACACACAAACCAGAAATTATTGTTGTAAATGGGGGAGACAATCAATTCCTACAAGGCGGCTCTCTTGTGATGGGGAAAGAGGATATCTATGAAGTCTATAAGACTGCTCCTAATGCAAAAATTATATCTGTTCATATGGAAGCTGTAAATCATTGGACATTGTCAAGAGAGGAATTAAGAACCTTTAGTATAGAAAAAGGGATATCTTCGAATATTTTAGTTCCTGTTGATGGGGAATCATACCCAATTTAA